The Apteryx mantelli isolate bAptMan1 chromosome Z, bAptMan1.hap1, whole genome shotgun sequence genome has a segment encoding these proteins:
- the LOC106487716 gene encoding tubulin polymerization-promoting protein family member 2-like, translated as MSGVEEAFRKFATYGDTATSGSDMTGTNFSKMCKECGVMDGKAVTSTDVDIVFNKVKTKGTRTITFAQFQQAMKELCSKRFKGKAPEEALQALYGLIEGKEPANVGKSTKAGAVERLTDASKYTGSHKERFDERGKGKGLVGREERADHSGYVGAYKGAGTYNRTH; from the exons ATGTCAGGGGTGGAGGAGGCTTTCCGCAAGTTTGCGACCTATGGCGACACAGCCACCAGCGGCAGCGACATGACAGGGACGAACTTCTCCAAGATGTGCAAGGAGTGTGGTGTGATGGACGGCAAGGCCGTGACCAGCACTGACGTCGACATCGTGTTCAACAAAGTCAA GACCAAGGGCACCCGCACCATCACCTTCGCCCAGTTCCAGCAGGCCATGAAGGAGCTCTGCAGCAAGCGCTTCAAGGGCAAGGCACCCGAGGAGGCGCTGCAGGCCCTGTATGGCCTCATCGAGGGCAAGGAGCCGGCCAACGTGGGC AAATCCACCAAGGCCGGGGCGGTGGAGCGGCTGACGGATGCCAGCAAGTACACGGGCAGCCACAAGGAGCGCTTCGACGAGAGAGGCAAGGGGAAGGGGCTGGTGGGCCGCGAGGAGCGGGCCGACCACAGCGGCTACGTGGGCGCCTACAAGGGCGCGGGCACCTACAACCGGACGCACTAG